One window of the Enterobacter huaxiensis genome contains the following:
- a CDS encoding alpha-glucosidase, whose product MRTLHNIDLKNNESGFTLRWQDRLILSHTPAEPCLWIGAGEADIEMFRGNFSIKDKLNEKIALTDATFTQQRAGWAIRFTRGDAVSATLLVGVDAEGRLELKLKNDAPGHNRIWLRLAAKPEDHIYGCGEQFSYFDLRGKPFPLWTSEQGVGRNKQTYVTWQADCKENAGGDYYWTFFPQPTFVSTQKYYCHVDNSCYMNFDFSAPGFHELAFWEDNATLRFECAETYVELLEKLTGLLGRQPELPDWVYDGVTLGIQGGTGVCQQKLDVMRQGGVKVNGIWAQDWSGIRMTSFGKRVMWNWKWNSELYPQLDERIAQWKEEGVQFLSYINPYVASDKDLCEEAATRGYLTKDADGKDYHVEFGEFYAGVIDLTNPEAYGWYKEVIKKNLIALGCGGWMADFGEYLPTDTFLHNGVSAEIMHNAWPALWAKCNYEALEETGRLGEILFFMRAGYTGSQKHSVMMWAGDQNVDWSLDDGLASVVPAALSLAMTGHGLHHSDIGGYTTLFEMKRSKELLLRWCDFSAFTPMMRTHEGNRPGDNWQFDGDAETVAHFARMTTVFTTLKPYIKAAVAQNAKSGLPVMRPLFLHYEDDARAYTLKYQYLFGRDLLVAPVHEEGRRDWTLYLPQDSWVNAWTGETCRGGDVTVDAPLGKPPVFYRQHSEWADLFSTLRHI is encoded by the coding sequence ATGCGTACCCTACACAATATTGACCTGAAAAATAACGAAAGTGGTTTCACCCTGCGCTGGCAGGACCGTCTGATTTTATCCCACACCCCGGCTGAGCCTTGCCTGTGGATCGGCGCCGGCGAGGCCGATATCGAGATGTTTCGCGGCAACTTCAGCATCAAAGACAAGCTCAACGAAAAGATTGCCCTCACGGACGCGACCTTCACGCAGCAACGCGCGGGCTGGGCGATCCGCTTTACCCGCGGCGATGCGGTGAGCGCGACGCTGCTGGTGGGCGTGGATGCGGAAGGCCGTCTGGAGCTGAAGCTCAAAAATGATGCTCCCGGGCATAACCGCATCTGGCTGCGGCTGGCGGCCAAGCCTGAAGATCATATATACGGCTGCGGCGAGCAGTTCTCGTACTTCGATCTGCGCGGCAAGCCGTTCCCGCTGTGGACCAGCGAGCAGGGCGTGGGCCGCAATAAGCAGACCTACGTGACCTGGCAGGCCGACTGCAAAGAGAACGCGGGCGGTGACTACTACTGGACCTTCTTCCCGCAGCCCACCTTCGTGAGCACCCAGAAGTACTACTGCCACGTGGACAACAGCTGCTATATGAACTTCGACTTCAGCGCGCCGGGCTTCCACGAGCTGGCGTTCTGGGAGGATAACGCCACGCTGCGCTTCGAATGTGCAGAAACCTACGTCGAGCTGCTGGAAAAACTCACCGGCCTGCTGGGGCGTCAGCCTGAACTGCCGGACTGGGTTTACGACGGCGTAACGCTGGGCATTCAGGGCGGCACCGGGGTGTGCCAGCAAAAGCTCGACGTTATGCGCCAGGGTGGCGTGAAGGTGAACGGCATCTGGGCCCAGGACTGGTCCGGCATCCGCATGACCTCCTTCGGCAAACGCGTGATGTGGAACTGGAAGTGGAACAGCGAGCTGTATCCGCAGCTTGACGAGCGCATTGCGCAGTGGAAAGAGGAAGGCGTGCAGTTCCTCTCCTATATCAACCCGTACGTCGCCAGCGATAAAGATCTCTGCGAAGAGGCGGCAACGCGCGGCTATTTGACCAAAGACGCCGACGGCAAGGACTACCACGTCGAGTTCGGCGAGTTCTACGCGGGCGTTATCGACCTGACCAACCCGGAGGCCTACGGCTGGTACAAAGAGGTCATCAAAAAGAACCTGATCGCGCTGGGCTGCGGCGGCTGGATGGCCGATTTCGGGGAATATCTGCCGACCGATACCTTCCTGCACAACGGCGTTAGCGCGGAAATCATGCATAACGCCTGGCCTGCCCTGTGGGCGAAGTGTAACTACGAGGCGCTGGAGGAGACCGGCAGGCTCGGAGAGATCCTGTTCTTTATGCGCGCGGGCTACACCGGTAGCCAGAAGCACTCGGTGATGATGTGGGCGGGCGATCAGAACGTCGACTGGAGCCTTGACGACGGTCTGGCATCCGTCGTGCCAGCGGCGCTATCGCTGGCGATGACCGGCCACGGCCTGCATCACAGCGACATCGGCGGCTATACGACGCTGTTCGAGATGAAGCGCAGCAAAGAGCTGCTCCTGCGCTGGTGCGACTTCAGCGCCTTTACGCCGATGATGCGTACGCACGAGGGTAACCGCCCAGGCGATAACTGGCAGTTTGACGGCGACGCCGAAACCGTCGCGCACTTCGCGCGCATGACCACCGTCTTCACCACCCTGAAGCCGTACATCAAAGCCGCCGTCGCGCAGAACGCGAAAAGCGGCCTGCCGGTGATGCGCCCGCTGTTCCTGCACTACGAAGACGATGCGCGCGCCTACACGCTGAAATACCAGTACCTGTTTGGCCGCGACCTGCTGGTGGCGCCGGTCCATGAAGAGGGGCGCCGCGACTGGACGCTCTATCTGCCGCAGGACAGCTGGGTGAACGCGTGGACCGGGGAAACCTGCCGGGGCGGTGACGTGACCGTTGATGCCCCGCTCGGCAAGCCGCCGGTGTTCTATCGCCAGCACAGCGAATGGGCAGATCTGTTTAGCACCTTACGTCATATCTGA
- a CDS encoding MFS transporter, whose translation MSQHTSDPATLRLPFKEKLAYGMGDLGSNILLDIGTLYLLKFYTDVLGLPGTYGGIIFLIAKFFTAFTDMGTGIMLDSRRKIGPKGKFRPFVLYAAFPVTLLAIANFVGTPFEMTGKTVMATVLFMLYGLFFSMMNCSYGAMVPAITKNPDERASLAAWRQGGATLGLLLCTVGFVPVMNLIEGNDQLGYIFAATLFSLFGLFFMWWCYKGVTERYVETQPANPAQKPGLLQSFRAIAGNRPLFILCIANLCTLGAFNVKLAIQVYYTQYVLNDPILLSYMGFFSMGCIFIGVFMMPGAVRRFGKKKVYISGLMIWVAGDLLNYFFGGGSVSFVAFSCLAFFGSAFVNSLNWALVSDTVEYGEWRTGVRSEGTVYTGFTFFRKVSQALAGFFPGIMLTQIGYVPNVVQSAGTVEGLRQLIFIYPSLLAVITIVAMGCFYNLNEKMYVRIVEEIELRKRTA comes from the coding sequence ATGAGTCAACATACTTCCGATCCGGCAACCCTACGCCTGCCGTTTAAAGAAAAACTCGCCTACGGGATGGGCGACCTCGGCTCTAATATCCTGCTGGATATCGGCACGCTCTATTTGCTGAAGTTTTACACCGACGTGCTGGGGCTGCCCGGCACCTATGGGGGGATCATCTTCCTGATTGCGAAGTTCTTTACCGCCTTCACCGATATGGGCACCGGGATCATGCTCGACTCCCGGCGCAAGATCGGCCCGAAAGGGAAATTCCGCCCGTTCGTGCTGTATGCCGCCTTCCCGGTGACGCTGCTGGCGATTGCCAACTTCGTCGGCACGCCGTTTGAGATGACCGGTAAAACGGTGATGGCGACGGTGCTGTTCATGCTTTACGGCCTGTTTTTCAGCATGATGAACTGTTCCTACGGCGCGATGGTGCCCGCCATTACTAAAAACCCGGACGAACGCGCGTCGCTGGCCGCCTGGCGTCAGGGCGGCGCCACGCTGGGCCTGCTGCTCTGTACCGTGGGCTTTGTGCCGGTAATGAACCTGATTGAAGGTAACGACCAGCTTGGGTATATCTTCGCCGCGACCCTCTTCTCGCTGTTCGGGCTGTTCTTCATGTGGTGGTGCTATAAGGGCGTGACCGAGCGTTACGTCGAGACACAGCCTGCAAACCCGGCGCAAAAGCCGGGCCTGCTGCAGTCGTTTCGCGCCATCGCCGGGAACCGGCCGCTGTTTATCCTGTGCATCGCCAACCTGTGCACGCTGGGCGCCTTTAACGTCAAGCTCGCCATCCAGGTCTACTACACGCAGTACGTGCTGAACGACCCGATCCTGCTGTCGTACATGGGCTTTTTCAGCATGGGCTGCATTTTCATTGGCGTATTTATGATGCCCGGCGCAGTGCGGCGCTTCGGCAAGAAAAAGGTCTACATCAGCGGGCTGATGATTTGGGTGGCGGGCGATCTGCTCAACTACTTCTTCGGCGGCGGCTCGGTAAGCTTTGTCGCTTTCTCCTGCCTCGCTTTCTTTGGTTCGGCCTTCGTGAACAGCCTGAACTGGGCGCTGGTCTCCGATACCGTGGAATACGGTGAGTGGCGCACCGGCGTGCGCTCAGAAGGGACGGTCTATACCGGCTTTACTTTCTTCCGTAAGGTATCGCAGGCGCTGGCGGGCTTCTTCCCTGGGATCATGCTCACGCAGATCGGCTATGTACCCAACGTGGTGCAATCGGCCGGAACGGTTGAAGGGCTGCGGCAGCTGATATTTATCTACCCGAGCCTGCTGGCGGTTATCACCATCGTGGCGATGGGCTGCTTCTACAACCTCAACGAGAAGATGTATGTGCGCATTGTGGAAGAAATTGAGCTGCGCAAACGCACGGCCTGA
- a CDS encoding MFS transporter: MTHTPDPLTLKLSLREKCAYGMGDFGSNLMLCIGTLYLLKFYTDELGMPAFYGGIIFLVAKFFTAFTDMLTGVLLDSRRNIGPRGKFRPFILYASVPVALVATAQFMANDFSLTVKTALATVLFMMFGLCYSLMNCSYGAMVPAMTKNPNERAQLAAWRQGGATVGLLLCTVGFMPIQALFFSQPSLGYLVAALAFVTGGLFCMWWCYSGVKERYVEITPDHHKPGILKSFCAIFRNPPLLVLCIANLCTLAAFNIKLAIQVYYTQYVLNDLHLLSWMGFFSMGCILIGVFLVPGAVKRFGKKPVYLGGLTLWAVGDVLNFFWGTSSLLFVLFSCMAFFGTAFVNSLNWALVPDTVDYGEWKTGIRAEGSVYTGYTFSRKISAALAGFLPGIMLTQIGYIPHAVQSAGTLLGLRQLIFLWPCGLAIIAAITMGLFYKLNEARFAYIIEEIGKRKKQPTHTSEITTNNKASAVTL, translated from the coding sequence ATGACACACACACCTGATCCGTTAACCCTGAAGTTGAGCCTGCGCGAGAAGTGCGCCTACGGGATGGGCGACTTTGGCTCTAACCTGATGCTTTGTATCGGCACGCTGTATCTGTTGAAGTTTTACACGGACGAACTGGGCATGCCCGCGTTCTACGGCGGCATTATTTTTCTCGTCGCCAAGTTCTTTACGGCGTTTACCGACATGCTGACCGGCGTGCTGCTGGACTCCCGGCGCAACATCGGCCCGAGGGGGAAGTTCAGACCATTCATTCTTTACGCCTCCGTCCCGGTGGCGCTGGTCGCCACGGCGCAATTTATGGCCAACGACTTTAGCCTGACGGTGAAAACGGCCCTGGCCACCGTGCTCTTCATGATGTTTGGCCTGTGCTATAGCCTGATGAACTGCTCCTACGGCGCGATGGTTCCGGCAATGACCAAAAACCCGAACGAGCGCGCGCAGCTTGCAGCGTGGCGTCAGGGCGGCGCAACGGTGGGACTCTTGCTCTGCACCGTCGGCTTTATGCCCATTCAGGCGCTGTTCTTCAGCCAGCCTTCGCTCGGCTACCTGGTGGCCGCGCTGGCCTTCGTCACCGGTGGCCTGTTCTGCATGTGGTGGTGCTATAGCGGGGTGAAAGAGCGCTATGTCGAGATAACGCCCGATCATCATAAGCCCGGCATCCTGAAGTCTTTCTGCGCCATCTTTCGTAACCCGCCGCTGCTGGTGCTGTGTATCGCCAACCTGTGTACCCTCGCCGCGTTTAACATCAAGCTGGCGATCCAGGTCTATTACACCCAGTACGTGCTGAACGATCTGCACCTGCTGTCGTGGATGGGCTTTTTCAGCATGGGCTGCATTCTGATTGGCGTGTTTCTGGTGCCCGGCGCGGTGAAGCGTTTTGGCAAGAAGCCCGTCTATCTGGGCGGGCTGACGCTGTGGGCGGTGGGCGACGTGCTGAATTTCTTCTGGGGGACCAGCTCACTGCTGTTCGTACTGTTTTCCTGCATGGCCTTCTTCGGTACGGCGTTTGTCAACAGCCTCAACTGGGCGCTGGTGCCGGATACGGTTGATTACGGCGAGTGGAAAACCGGCATTCGCGCCGAAGGATCGGTTTATACCGGCTACACCTTCTCGCGCAAAATCTCTGCCGCCCTCGCCGGCTTCCTGCCCGGCATTATGTTGACTCAGATTGGCTACATCCCGCATGCCGTGCAGAGCGCGGGCACGCTGCTGGGGTTGCGTCAGCTTATCTTTCTCTGGCCTTGCGGCCTGGCGATTATCGCCGCCATCACTATGGGACTTTTTTATAAACTCAACGAAGCACGCTTCGCTTACATCATTGAGGAGATTGGAAAACGGAAAAAACAACCCACGCATACCTCTGAGATAACCACCAACAATAAAGCGTCAGCAGTCACTTTATAA
- the ompL gene encoding porin OmpL, protein MKRIITVLIVSSVSCPVFAGAYVETREAYNTASELHEVILRAGYNFDMGAGLMFTNAYNVGKWDELKHSYNEIEGWYPLFKPTDKLTFQPGGLINDSSAGSGGAVYLDTNYKFTDGFNLTFRYRYNHNNYDTPDYSGQMDKNDTHEFASYWNFKVTDAFFYTFEPHFFQRVNDYHSKNGKDHHWEITNKFSYKIDRNWLPYLELQWLDRWNDYNREQYRIRLGLRYSF, encoded by the coding sequence ATGAAAAGAATCATCACTGTACTGATCGTGTCGTCTGTGTCTTGCCCGGTATTTGCCGGAGCGTATGTCGAAACGCGTGAAGCATACAACACGGCATCTGAGCTGCACGAGGTAATCCTGCGCGCGGGATATAACTTCGACATGGGCGCGGGACTGATGTTCACCAACGCCTATAACGTGGGGAAATGGGATGAGCTCAAGCACAGCTATAACGAAATAGAGGGGTGGTATCCGCTCTTTAAACCGACCGACAAACTCACCTTCCAGCCCGGCGGGTTGATTAACGACAGCAGCGCGGGGTCAGGCGGCGCGGTTTATTTAGATACCAACTATAAATTTACGGACGGGTTCAACCTGACGTTCCGCTATCGCTATAACCATAACAATTATGATACGCCGGACTACAGCGGGCAGATGGATAAGAACGACACCCACGAGTTTGCCAGCTACTGGAATTTCAAAGTGACGGACGCGTTTTTCTACACCTTTGAGCCGCACTTTTTCCAGCGGGTGAACGATTACCACAGCAAGAATGGCAAAGATCATCACTGGGAGATTACCAATAAGTTCAGCTATAAGATCGACAGAAACTGGCTGCCGTATCTTGAGCTGCAGTGGCTGGACAGATGGAATGATTACAACCGTGAGCAGTACCGGATTCGGTTGGGGTTACGGTATTCGTTCTAA
- the typA gene encoding ribosome-dependent GTPase TypA, translated as MIENLRNIAIIAHVDHGKTTLVDKLLQQSGTFDSRAETQERVMDSNDLEKERGITILAKNTAIKWNDYRINIVDTPGHADFGGEVERVMSMVDSVLLVVDAMDGPMPQTRFVTKKAFAHGLKPIVVINKVDRPGARPDWVVDQVFDLFVNLDATDEQLDFPIVYASALNGIAGLDHEDMADDMTPLYQAIVDRVPAPNVDLDGTLQMQISQLDYNNYVGVIGIGRIKRGKVKPNQQVTIIDSEGKTRNGKVGKVLTHLGLERIESDIAEAGDIIAITGLGELNISDTICDTQAVEALPALSVDEPTVSMFFNVNTSPFCGKEGKFVTSRQILDRLNKELVHNVALRVEETPDADAFRVSGRGELHLSVLIENMRREGFEMAVSRPKVIFREIDGRKQEPFENVTLDVEEQHQGSVMQALGERKGDLKNMNPDGKGRVRLDYVIPSRGLIGFRSEFMTMTSGTGLLYSTFSHYDDVRPGDVGQRNNGVLISNGQGKAVAFALFSLQDRGKLFLGHGAEVYEGQIIGIHSRSNDLTVNCLTGKKLTNMRASGTDEATVLVPPIKMTLEQALEFIDDDELVEVTPQSIRIRKRHLTENDRKRAMRGPKED; from the coding sequence GTGATCGAAAATTTGCGTAACATCGCCATCATCGCGCACGTTGACCATGGTAAAACTACCCTGGTTGATAAGCTGCTGCAGCAATCCGGTACGTTCGACTCTCGTGCCGAAACTCAAGAACGCGTGATGGACTCCAACGATTTGGAGAAAGAACGTGGTATTACCATTCTCGCGAAAAACACCGCGATCAAATGGAATGACTACCGTATCAACATCGTTGATACCCCAGGGCACGCCGACTTCGGTGGTGAAGTTGAACGTGTAATGTCCATGGTAGACTCCGTTCTGCTGGTCGTTGACGCAATGGATGGCCCAATGCCGCAGACGCGCTTCGTGACCAAAAAGGCATTTGCCCATGGTCTGAAGCCGATTGTTGTAATCAACAAAGTTGACCGCCCTGGCGCGCGTCCTGACTGGGTTGTTGACCAGGTATTTGACCTGTTCGTTAACCTCGACGCGACCGACGAGCAGCTGGACTTCCCTATCGTTTACGCTTCTGCGCTGAACGGTATCGCAGGTCTGGACCACGAAGACATGGCAGACGACATGACCCCGCTGTACCAGGCGATTGTTGACCGTGTTCCTGCTCCAAACGTTGATCTCGACGGCACCCTGCAGATGCAGATCTCTCAGCTCGACTACAACAACTACGTTGGCGTAATCGGCATTGGTCGTATCAAGCGCGGTAAAGTTAAGCCTAACCAGCAGGTCACTATCATCGATAGCGAAGGTAAAACCCGTAACGGTAAAGTCGGTAAAGTACTGACTCACCTGGGCCTTGAGCGTATCGAGAGCGACATTGCTGAAGCTGGCGACATCATCGCTATCACCGGTCTGGGTGAGCTGAACATCTCTGACACCATCTGCGACACGCAGGCGGTTGAAGCGCTGCCAGCCCTGTCTGTTGATGAGCCAACCGTATCCATGTTCTTCAACGTCAACACCTCTCCGTTCTGTGGTAAAGAAGGTAAGTTCGTTACCTCTCGTCAGATCCTTGACCGCCTGAACAAAGAGCTGGTGCACAACGTTGCACTGCGCGTTGAAGAAACGCCAGACGCCGATGCATTCCGCGTTTCCGGTCGTGGTGAGCTGCACCTGTCAGTTCTGATCGAAAACATGCGTCGTGAAGGTTTCGAGATGGCGGTTTCCCGTCCGAAAGTTATCTTCCGCGAAATCGATGGCCGTAAACAAGAGCCATTCGAAAACGTAACGCTGGACGTTGAAGAGCAGCACCAGGGTTCTGTAATGCAGGCTCTGGGTGAGCGTAAAGGCGACCTGAAAAACATGAATCCAGATGGCAAAGGCCGCGTACGTCTCGACTACGTGATCCCAAGCCGTGGCCTGATCGGCTTCCGTTCTGAGTTCATGACCATGACCTCTGGTACCGGTCTGCTGTACTCCACCTTCAGCCACTACGACGACGTTCGTCCGGGTGATGTAGGTCAGCGTAACAACGGCGTTCTGATCTCCAACGGTCAGGGTAAAGCGGTTGCGTTCGCACTGTTCAGCCTGCAGGACCGCGGTAAGCTGTTCCTGGGCCACGGTGCAGAAGTTTACGAAGGCCAGATCATCGGTATTCACAGCCGTTCTAACGACCTGACCGTAAACTGCCTGACCGGTAAGAAACTGACCAACATGCGTGCGTCCGGTACTGACGAAGCAACGGTTCTGGTTCCACCGATCAAGATGACTCTGGAGCAGGCTCTGGAATTCATCGATGATGACGAACTGGTCGAAGTGACTCCACAGTCAATTCGTATCCGTAAACGTCACCTGACCGAGAACGACCGTAAACGCGCTATGCGTGGTCCGAAAGAAGACTAA
- the glnA gene encoding glutamate--ammonia ligase: MSAEHVLTMLNEHEVKFVDLRFTDTKGKEQHVTIPAHQVNAEFFEEGKMFDGSSIGGWKGINESDMVLMPDATTALIDPFFEEPTLIIRCDILEPGTLQGYDRDPRSIAKRAEEYLRSTGIADTVLFGPEPEFFLFDDIRFGASISGSHVAIDDIEGAWNSSTKYEGGNKGHRPGVKGGYFPVPPVDSSQDIRSTMCLIMEEMGLVVEAHHHEVATAGQNEIATRFNTMTKKADEIQIYKYVVHNVAHRFGKTATFMPKPMFGDNGSGMHCHMSLSKNGTNLFSGDKYAGLSEQALHYIGGVIKHAKAINALANPTTNSYKRLVPGYEAPVMLAYSARNRSASIRIPVVASPKARRIEVRFPDPAANPYLCFAALLMAGLDGIKNKIHPGEAMDKNLYDLPPEEAKEIPQVAGSLEEALNALDADREFLTAGGVFTDEAIDAYIALRIEENDRVRMTPHPVEFELYYSV, encoded by the coding sequence ATGTCCGCTGAACACGTTTTGACGATGCTGAACGAACATGAAGTGAAGTTTGTTGATCTGCGCTTCACCGATACCAAAGGCAAAGAACAGCACGTCACAATCCCTGCTCATCAGGTGAACGCCGAATTCTTTGAAGAAGGCAAAATGTTTGACGGCTCCTCCATTGGTGGCTGGAAAGGCATTAACGAATCCGACATGGTTCTGATGCCGGACGCGACCACTGCGCTCATTGACCCGTTCTTCGAAGAACCAACTCTGATCATCCGTTGCGACATCCTCGAGCCAGGCACGCTGCAGGGCTACGACCGCGACCCACGCTCCATCGCGAAACGTGCTGAAGAGTACCTGCGTTCTACCGGCATCGCAGACACCGTTCTGTTCGGGCCAGAGCCAGAGTTCTTCCTGTTCGACGACATCCGTTTTGGCGCGTCCATTTCAGGCTCCCACGTTGCTATCGATGATATCGAAGGCGCATGGAACTCTTCCACCAAATATGAAGGTGGTAACAAAGGTCACCGTCCTGGCGTGAAAGGCGGTTACTTCCCGGTTCCTCCGGTCGATTCTTCACAGGACATCCGTTCTACCATGTGTCTGATCATGGAAGAGATGGGTCTAGTCGTTGAAGCGCATCACCACGAAGTGGCGACCGCTGGTCAGAACGAAATCGCAACCCGCTTCAATACCATGACCAAAAAAGCGGATGAGATTCAGATCTACAAATACGTTGTGCACAACGTTGCGCACCGTTTCGGTAAAACCGCGACCTTCATGCCAAAACCTATGTTTGGCGACAACGGTTCCGGTATGCACTGCCACATGTCTCTGTCCAAGAACGGCACTAACCTGTTCTCTGGCGACAAGTATGCGGGTCTGTCCGAGCAGGCGCTGCACTACATCGGTGGTGTTATCAAACACGCTAAAGCGATCAACGCCCTGGCGAACCCAACCACTAACTCCTACAAGCGTCTGGTCCCAGGCTACGAAGCACCAGTTATGCTGGCGTACTCTGCCCGTAACCGTTCTGCTTCTATCCGTATTCCGGTTGTTGCGTCTCCGAAAGCACGTCGTATCGAAGTGCGCTTCCCGGACCCAGCGGCTAACCCATACCTGTGCTTCGCAGCGCTGCTGATGGCCGGCCTGGACGGTATCAAGAACAAGATCCACCCTGGCGAAGCCATGGACAAAAACCTGTATGACCTGCCGCCAGAAGAAGCGAAAGAGATCCCACAGGTTGCAGGCTCTCTGGAAGAAGCACTGAACGCGCTGGACGCAGACCGTGAGTTCCTGACGGCTGGCGGCGTGTTCACCGATGAAGCTATCGACGCTTACATCGCGCTGCGTATCGAAGAGAACGACCGCGTACGTATGACTCCGCACCCGGTTGAATTCGAACTGTACTACAGCGTTTAA
- the glnL gene encoding nitrogen regulation protein NR(II), with amino-acid sequence MATGTLPDAGQILNSLINSILLVDDELAVHYANPAAQQLLAQSARKLFGTPLPELLSYFSLNIGLMQESLQAGQGFTDNEVTLVIDGRSHILSLTAQRLPEGLILLEMAPMDNQRRLSQEQLQHAQQIAARDLVRGLAHEIKNPLGGLRGAAQLLTKALPDPALAEYTNVIIEQADRLRNLVDRLLGPQQPGMHISESIHKVAERVVKLVSMELPDNVTLVRDYDPSLPELAHDPDQIEQVLLNIVRNALQALGPEGGEIILRTRTAFQLTLHGVRYRLAARIDVEDNGPGIPPHLQDTLFYPMVSGREGGTGLGLSIARSLIDQHSGKIEFTSWPGHTEFSVFLPIKK; translated from the coding sequence ATGGCAACTGGCACGCTGCCCGATGCTGGGCAGATCCTCAATTCTTTAATTAACAGTATATTGCTGGTCGACGACGAGCTGGCGGTGCATTACGCCAACCCGGCGGCGCAGCAGCTGCTCGCCCAGAGCGCGCGCAAACTGTTTGGCACCCCGCTTCCTGAACTGTTGAGCTATTTTTCGCTGAATATTGGCCTGATGCAGGAAAGTTTGCAGGCCGGTCAGGGGTTCACCGATAACGAAGTGACGCTGGTGATAGACGGGCGCTCGCATATTCTGTCGCTGACGGCGCAGCGGCTGCCTGAAGGGCTAATCCTGCTCGAAATGGCGCCGATGGATAATCAGCGTCGGCTCAGCCAGGAGCAGCTCCAGCACGCACAGCAAATCGCTGCCCGTGACCTGGTGCGCGGTCTGGCACATGAAATTAAAAACCCGCTGGGCGGACTACGCGGCGCGGCGCAGCTGTTGACCAAAGCGCTGCCCGACCCTGCGCTGGCGGAGTATACCAACGTCATCATTGAGCAGGCCGATCGCCTGCGTAATCTGGTCGACCGTCTCCTCGGGCCGCAGCAGCCGGGTATGCACATTTCAGAAAGCATTCATAAAGTGGCCGAGCGCGTGGTGAAGCTGGTCTCTATGGAGCTGCCGGACAACGTTACGCTGGTGCGTGATTACGACCCAAGCCTGCCGGAACTGGCGCACGACCCGGACCAGATTGAACAGGTTCTGCTGAATATTGTGCGCAATGCGCTGCAGGCGCTGGGGCCGGAGGGGGGCGAAATCATTCTGCGTACCCGCACCGCGTTCCAGCTCACGCTGCACGGCGTGCGCTATCGACTGGCGGCACGCATCGACGTAGAAGACAACGGACCGGGCATTCCGCCGCATCTGCAGGATACGCTGTTTTACCCGATGGTCAGCGGCCGCGAAGGCGGCACCGGGTTAGGGTTATCCATTGCCCGCAGTTTGATCGACCAACACTCTGGCAAAATTGAATTTACCAGCTGGCCGGGACATACCGAGTTTTCGGTTTTCCTGCCGATTAAAAAATAA